One Bos javanicus breed banteng chromosome 9, ARS-OSU_banteng_1.0, whole genome shotgun sequence DNA window includes the following coding sequences:
- the MAS1 gene encoding proto-oncogene Mas, with amino-acid sequence MDEANGTSFVAEEPSNASTSGNTSVKDPRREIPIVHWVIMSISPLGFVENGILLWFLCFRMRRNPFTVYITHLSIADISLLFCIFILSVDYALDYELSSGYYYTIVTLSVTFLFGYNTGLYLLTAISVERCLSVLYPIWYRCHRPKHQSAFVCALLWALSCLVTTMEYVMCIDSEGQTHSRGDCRAVIIFIAILSFLVFTPLMVVSSTILVVKIRKNSWASHSSKLYLVITVTIIIFFIFAMPMRLLYLLYYEYWSTFKNLHHVSLLFSTINSSANPFIYFFVGSSRKKRFKESLKVVLTRAFKDEMQPRQPEDHTATTATETVV; translated from the coding sequence ATGGATGAGGCAAACGGGACATCATTTGTTGCTGAGGAGCCCTCCAACGCCTCAACCAGCGGGAACACCTCCGTCAAGGACCCGCGCCGGGAAATTCCCATCGTGCACTGGGTGATCATGAGCATCTCCCCGCTGGGCTTTGTTGAGAACGGAATcctcctctggttcctctgcttccgGATGAGAAGAAACCCCTTCACCGTCTACATCACCCACTTGTCCATCGCGGACATCTCGTTGCTCTTTTGCATCTTTATTCTGTCTGTTGATTATGCTTTAGATTACGAGCTGTCTTCTGGCTATTACTACACAATTGTCACGTTATCGGTGACGTTTCTCTTTGGCTACAACACAGGCCTGTACCTGCTGACGGCCATCAGCGTGGAGAGGTGCCTGTCTGTCCTGTACCCCATCTGGTACCGGTGCCACCGCCCCAAGCACCAGTCGGCGTTCGTCTGTGCCCTCCTGTGGGCACTCTCCTGCTTGGTGACCACCATGGAATACGTCATGTGCATTGACAGTGAGGGACAGACCCACTCCCGAGGAGACTGCAGGGCCGTGATCATCTTCATAGCCATTCTGAGCTTCCTGGTCTTTACTCCCCTCATGGTGGTGTCCAGCACCATCTTGGTGGTGAAGATCCGGAAGAACTCGTGGGCGTCCCACTCCTCGAAGCTGTACCTGGTCATCACCGTCACCATCATCATATTCTTCATCTTCGCCatgcccatgaggctcctctacCTGCTCTATTACGAGTACTGGTCGACATTCAAGAACTTGCACCacgtttctcttctcttctctaccatCAATAGCAGCGCCAAcccttttatttacttctttgtgggcagcagcaggaagaagcGGTTCAAAGAGTCCTTGAAAGTGGTTCTGACCAGGGCTTTCAAAGATGAAATGCAGCCCAGGCAACCAGAAGACCACACGGCCACCACAGCAACTGAGACTGTTGTCTGA